A stretch of DNA from Serinibacter arcticus:
GCGGCTGTCCTTCGCCGGCGCCGTCAGCGTCGTCGCCGACCACCATCCCGGGCCCTATCTCGTCGTCGACCTCGGGGGCGGCTCGACCGAGCTGGTCCTCGGCGAGAGCGAGCCCGAGGCCGCGATCTCCCTCGACATCGGCTCGGTCCGGCTGCACGAGCGCCACCTGCACTCCGATCCGCCCACGCAGGCCGAGATCGCGGACGCGGCGGTCGACGCGCGCGAGGCGCTGGAGCGGGCCGCCGCCGTCGTCCCGCTCGGCCGCACGGCCACGCTGATCGGTGTGGCGGGGACCATCACGACGACGACGGCGCACGCCATGCGCCTGCCCGCCTACGACCGCGAGGCCATCGACGGCGCCGTGCAGCCCACGGGCATCGTGCTCGCGGCCGCGCAGGACCTGCTCGCCGCCACGCGCGCCGAGCGGGTCGAGATGCCGTACGTCCACCCGGGCCGCATCGACGTCATCGGCGCGGGAGCGCTGATCTGGTTCGAGATCGTCTCGCGCGTGTTCTCGGACGTCCAGGAGGTCGGGGGAGCGCTCCTGTCGGTGGTCACGAGCGAGCACGACATCCTCGACGGCATCGCCCTCAGCCTGCGCTGAACGACTCGAACCGAACCACCGCGGCACGCGGTGGCGCCCCTTGCGCAGTACTGTGCAAAGCGCGCTAGTGTGTCTCGCGAAGGTCCGGCCGCGTCGTGCGGCACCGCGGTCGAGCTCGGAGGGGTTCATGGACAACAGCCAGCTGCTCAAGGGGGTGCTCGACGTCGCCGTGCTCGCGGTCGTGCAGCGCGAGGACTCCTACGGCTACGACGTCGTGCGGAGCCTGCGCGCCGCGGGCCTGACGGAGGTCGGCGACGCCTCGGTTTACGGGACGCTGCGCCGGCTCTACGCCAGCGGCTCCCTCACCAGCTACGTCGTCCCCTCCGAGGAGGGGCCTCACCGCAAGTACTACGGCGTCACGCCGCAGGGCCGGACCGCGCTCGCGCACCAGGCCAAGCAGTGGAGCGAGTTCGCCGGAACCATGTCCGATCTTCTCGTCGACGCGGAGGCCTGAGATGTCCACCCTGATCCGATCCGAGGCCGTCACCTTCTACGCCGCCCGCGTGCGCGCCGCGCTGTCCGGCGTCGACCCCGACGTGCTGGACGACCTCACCGACGGCCTCGAGGCCGACCTGACCGAGGCGCTGCTCGACGTCGCGCCCGACGGGGAGGACCCGGCCGCCCACCTCACGGCACTCACCGTCGACGACGTCGATGCGCGCTTCGGTCCGCCCGCGGCCTACGCCGCGGAGCTCGCGGCAGCGGCCGACGTCGTCGTGCCCGAGCAGGACGACGACGGCGGAGCCCACCACCGCGTGAGCTTCCGGTCGTTCGTCGCGGACGTGCGCGACCGCGTGGCCGCGTCCGTCGCCCGGCACCGCTGGTCGCGGGAGGGCGCGGCGCTGCTGCGTTCGCTCCGACCCGTGTGGTGGCTCGCACGCGGCGTCGCGCTCGCGATGATCGTCTCGAACGTTCTCGGGTGGGGGAGCTGGCGCCTCTGGCCCGCGACCTTCCTGGGGTGGGTCGTCGCCCTGGCGCTCGTCGCGGTGTCGGTCTGGTGGGGTCAGCG
This window harbors:
- a CDS encoding exopolyphosphatase — protein: MTRVAAIDCGTNTIRLLVADVEPHLGRTTEVIREGRVTRLGRRVDRTGEFDPQALELTLAATREFAVLIAEHGAERVRFVATSATRDARNREQFVAGVRAALGVDPEVVSGEEEARLSFAGAVSVVADHHPGPYLVVDLGGGSTELVLGESEPEAAISLDIGSVRLHERHLHSDPPTQAEIADAAVDAREALERAAAVVPLGRTATLIGVAGTITTTTAHAMRLPAYDREAIDGAVQPTGIVLAAAQDLLAATRAERVEMPYVHPGRIDVIGAGALIWFEIVSRVFSDVQEVGGALLSVVTSEHDILDGIALSLR
- a CDS encoding PadR family transcriptional regulator, whose translation is MDNSQLLKGVLDVAVLAVVQREDSYGYDVVRSLRAAGLTEVGDASVYGTLRRLYASGSLTSYVVPSEEGPHRKYYGVTPQGRTALAHQAKQWSEFAGTMSDLLVDAEA